TTCGCCCACGGCTATCATGTTTACGGCAAAGACCGGAAAAATATCTATCTTTTCTAAACTGGACGACATCGTGGCCCCCTGATTAACGATCACTTTCCCGACGCCCGAAAGTTTCTGCTTCAGTATTTCGTTCTCTAATGTGCTCGCCGACAACTCTAACCCTTCAGTGACGGAAATACCGTTCTTAAGAAGCAGCCCCAGCGTCCTGGCGAATTTCGCTATCTCTGAATTCTTCACAAATTTATTTATGAATGGTATCCGGAGTTTTATGCCGTCAAATAATAGCTTCTTTTTAGAGCCGGGTTTTACCCTGAAAACAACGGCGGCGGCTAAGCCCAATAATATCAATATGCCGGCCCAATTAGCCGACATGAATTTGCTTATCACAAGCAATATCTGCGTCGGCAAAGGCAGGGCCTGTTTAGTATCGACGAACATCTTCATCAATTTGGGTAAAAAATAGGTAAGCATGACAAAGATCGTGCCGAATCCGACCACCGTTAAAAGCGCCGGATACGCCATCGCCGCCTGCACCTTCTGCCTTATCTCCTGTTCTCTTTCGCGGTGTTTGGCAAGCGTGGACAACACTTCATCCAGGGCGCCGCCGCGCTCTCCCGCCCTGACTATATTAAGATAGAGGTTATTGAATATATCGGGCCGCAGCTTCATTGCCTCGGAAAGCATCTTACCCTCTTTTACCTGAGACTTGATATCATCGACAACCTTTACCATAGCGCGATTTTCCGTCTGTTCCGCTATAAGCGAAAGGCCCTTAAGCATAGGCACACTCGCCCTGACCAGGCTCGATAGCTGATGGGTGAACGTATCTATATCCTGTTGACGGATCCTGGTGAACAGGTTAGCGGGTGAGCGGGTGAGCGGGTGAGCGGGTTCATCCTTTAACCCGCTGACACGCTCACCCGTTGACCCGCCCACAGACAAATCGCCCGGCTTCTCGGCAACGCTCAAAGGAAAAAGCCCCATCTCTATGACCCTGGAAGTCGCCTCATCCTGGGTTTGCGCGTCGATTTCGCCGGCTATTATCTCCGTAGGCCCTTTTTTGGCTTTGTATGTGTATGTAGGCATGTGTGTAACTCCGATTTATCAACGCGCCAATGACAAATGACCAATGTCAAATGTCAAATAAATTACCAATGTCCAATGAACCAATTGGCACTTCGGCAAAAGCTCAGTGCCAATGGTGAGTAAAATCGAACCATTGGAAATTGAATAATTGGTCATTAATTTGAAATTGGTAATTGGACATTTGTCATTATTATCTCACTCTTCCAGCTGCGTCACTCTCATGACCTCTTCCGGCGTCGTAATGCCTGCCGCTACCTTGTCCCATCCGTCTTCTTTAAGCGTCCTCATTCCAAGGGCCGCCGCCTTCTCCTTTATTTCGTCAACGGAGGCTTTCTGGGATATCAGCTTCCGCATCTCTTCGTTCACAGGCAATATCTCATATATGCCGGTCCTGCCCATATATCCGGTATTGTTGCACGCCTTGCAGCCTTTGCCCCTGTAGTAAACGGTATCTTTCCATATTCTTCCTTCTTTTTCCTTATCTATCCTTACCTTTCCTTCTTTTTCCTTCTCACTCCGCTCACCCGCTAACACGCTTACCCGCTCACTAACCTTCTCCTTGCACTTCGGGCATATAACGCGCACCAGCCTCTGCGCGATGAAT
The sequence above is a segment of the Candidatus Omnitrophota bacterium genome. Coding sequences within it:
- a CDS encoding type II secretion system F family protein — translated: MPTYTYKAKKGPTEIIAGEIDAQTQDEATSRVIEMGLFPLSVAEKPGDLSVGGSTGERVSGLKDEPAHPLTRSPANLFTRIRQQDIDTFTHQLSSLVRASVPMLKGLSLIAEQTENRAMVKVVDDIKSQVKEGKMLSEAMKLRPDIFNNLYLNIVRAGERGGALDEVLSTLAKHREREQEIRQKVQAAMAYPALLTVVGFGTIFVMLTYFLPKLMKMFVDTKQALPLPTQILLVISKFMSANWAGILILLGLAAAVVFRVKPGSKKKLLFDGIKLRIPFINKFVKNSEIAKFARTLGLLLKNGISVTEGLELSASTLENEILKQKLSGVGKVIVNQGATMSSSLEKIDIFPVFAVNMIAVGEESGKLEESLNEVADVYEREVEQAIKIMTSLIEPLLILVIGAVVGFIVFAMLLPIFNMGMGSGR